The Streptomyces taklimakanensis nucleotide sequence GGACCGCTCGGCGGCCCCGGCCCCGTCCTGGGCCGGGGCCGGGGCCGGTCACCGCGGCGGCAGCGGCTGCTCGGCCCAGATGATCTTCCCGCTCCCGGTGTACCGGGTGCCCCAGCGCTCGGAGAGCTGCGCCACGAGGAACAGGCCGCGGCCGCCCTCGTCCGTCGCCGCCGCGCGCCGCAGGTGGGGTGAGGTGTTGCTGGTGTCGGAGACCTCGCAGATCAGACTCCGCTCCAGCCTCAGCAACCGCACCCCGACCGGTCCGGTGGCGTGCCGGATGGCGTTGGTGACCAGCTCGCTGAGGATCAGCTCGGTGGTGAAACCCAGTTCCTCCAGCTCCCAGTCGGCCAGCCGCCGGGCGACGCCGGCACGGACCTCCGCGACCGCGGCCGGTTCGGAGGGCACGTCCCAGACCGCGGTGCGGTCGACCGCCAGCGCCCGGGTGCGGGCGACGAGCAGGGCGACGTCGTCCCGCGGACGCTCGATCAACAGCGCGCCGGTCACCACGTCGCACATCTCCTCGGGGGAGGCCGTCCCGGCGTGGGCCAGCGCCTCCCTCAGCAGGGCCAGCCCGACGTCGATGTCGCGTCCGCGGTCCTCGATGAGTCCGTCGGTGTAGAGGACGAGACGGCTGCCCTCGGCCAGGTCGATCTCGGCCGTCTCGTAGGGCGGCCCGCCCAGCCCCAGGGGCGCGCCGACGGGGGTGTCGGGGAACTCCACGCTGCCGTCGGGGTGGACGAGGGCGAGGGGCGGGTGCCCGGCGCGGGCGATGACGCACGTGCGGGCGACCGGGTCGTAGATCGCGTACAGACAGGTGGCGCCCATCATCCCGGTGGCGTCGTCGGGCTCCCCCTCCTCGCCGTCGAAGCCCCGGTCGCTCCGGCTCACCAACTCGTCGAGGTGCCCGATGATCTCGTCGGGCGGCAGGTCCAGGGCGGAGAAGTTGTGGACGGCGGTGCGCAGCCGCCCCATGGTGGCGGCCGCGTGCAGCCCGTGACCGACCACGTCGCCGACCACCAGCGCGACCCGGGCCCCGGAGAGGGGGATCACGTCGAACCAGTCCCCGCCCACCCCCGACTGGGCGGGCAGGTAGCGGTGGGCGACCTCCAGGGCCCCCTGTCCGGGCAGGGCCCGGGGCAGCAGGCTGCGCTGGAGGGTGGCGGCCATGGCGTGCTCGCGCGTGTAGCGGCGGGCGTTGTCGACGGCGGCCGCGGCCCGCGCCACCAGTTCCTCGGCCAGGGACAGATCGTCGTCGTCGAAGGGCTCGGGCTTCTCCGAGCGCCAGAAGGTGGCCGTGCCCAGGACGATGCCGCGGGCCTGGAGCGGCACCGTGACCAGCGAGTGGACCCCCTCGGCGAGAATGTCCCGAGCGCGCTCGGGATCCTGCGCCCGCCACCCCTCGGCGGTGGTCAGCTCCGACTCCAGGACGGCGTGCCCGGACCGGTAGCCCCGGGCCTGCGGCGTGGCGGGCCTGAAGTCGATCAGCTCGCCGGTCGGGTGGAAGGCCGGAACGTCCCGGATGCCGGCCGCGGCCACCCGGCGCAGGCCCACCGCGCCGTCGGCCGGCTCGTCGCCGCGCAGCACGGCGTCGGCCAGGTCGACGGTGACGAAGTCGGCGAACCGGGGCACCGCGGCCTTCGCCAGTTCCTCGGCGGTGCGCACCATGTCCAGTGTGGTGCCGATCCCGGTGCCCGCGTCGTAGAGCAGCTTCAGCCTGCGGCGCGCCGCCTCCGCGCTCTTTGAAAGGACCCGCAGCTCGGTGGAGTCCCGGAAGGTCGCCACGCTGCCCGGGGGACCCCCGTAGCGGTCCGTGGGCTGCTGGTTGACGACCACCATGCGGTCCCCGACCATGTGGGCCTCGTCCACCGCCGGACGCCCGGAGGTCAGCAGCCTGGTGGTGCGCTGGTCCAGTCCCAGCTCCGGGACGTGGCGGCCCTCGGCGTCGGGCGGCAGGTCGAGCAGCCTGCGCGCCTCGTCGTTGGCGAGCACCAGCCGGCCGCCGGTACCGACGATGAGCACACCCTCCCGGACGGCGTGCAGCACGGCGTCGTGGTGCTCGTACATGCGGGCCAGCTCGGCCGGCCCCAGGCCGTGGGTCTGGCGCAGCAGCCGCCTGCCGATCACGGCCGTGCCGGCCATGGAGAGCAGCAGCGCGGCCGCGGAGGCGCCGAACAGCAGCGGGAGCTGGTCCTGCACCCCGCTGCTGACCTTGTCGACGGTGATGCCCGCCGAGACCAGGCCGATCACCGTTCCGTCGGAGTCGGTGACGGGGACCACGGCCTGCACGAGGGGGCCGATGGTGCCGACGATCTCCTCGGTGACGACCTTCCCCTCCAACGCCGGTTCGATCGTGCCGACGAAGCGCCTGCCGATCCGGTCGGGTTCGGGATGGGTGTAGCGGATGCCGTCGGTGTCCGTGACGACGACGAAGTCCACCCCCGTGCGTTGTCTGGCCCGCTCGGCGAGCGGCTGGAGCACCTCGGTCGGGTCCTGGCTTCGCAGCGCCTCGGGGAGCCCCGGCGAGGCGGCGAACGCCTCGGCGACGGCGACCGAGCGGTTGCGCGCCTCCTGGGTGCCGCTGCTGCCCGCCTGGACCAGCAGGGCTGCCACCGCGGCCACGACGAGCAGCAGGACCAGGACGGCCTGGAGGAGGAACACCTGACCGGCCAGGCTCCGGACACCCAGCAGCGAGCCGGGGGGCCGTTCCGACGACGGCCGCCCGGCTCGACGACGTCCTGGGCCCCCGTCTCCCGTTCCCCCGCTCCCGTGCGAGCGCCGGGCGCCGAACAACCGGGGCGGCAAGTCCCAAGATCGGCCGGAAAGTCCGATCACACGCCCTTCTTAACATCGTTTGCCGCCCGGAGGCGAACGCTCGCCCCCCTGGCCGCGGCAGCCGGCCGCGCCTTCGACCCCGGCCCCGACGGACGTCCGGACGCCGCGCCGCCGAAACGCTCCGAAAAACATCCGCCGCACCCAGATCACCCGTGTGGAGGTGGGTAAGAAACAGACAACGACACTCACCCACGGTAGCCGGGAGAACACGCATGGCCACTCCCATCGGCGCGAGCACCCTCGTCGCCGCCCTCAAGAAGGAGGGACTCAGAGTCGTCGAGGTCGGTGACTGGCGCACGCACAACCGCAACCACAAGGGCGCCTGGGGACCGGTGCACGGTGTGATGATCCACCACACGGTCACCTCCGGGTCGGCGCGGACGGTGGAGATCTGCCGCACGGGATACAGCAGCCTGCCCGGCCCGCTGTGCCACGGCGTCATCACCAAGGACGGCCGGGTCCACCTGGTCGGTCACGGACGGGCCAACCACGCCGGACTCGGCGACGACGACGTACTGCGCGCGGTGATCGCCGAGCGCTCCTCCCTCCCCCCGGACAACGAGACCAACACCGACGGCAACCGCCACTTCTACGGCTTCGAGTGCGAGAACCTCGGCGACGGCCGTGACCCCTGGCCCGCCGCCCAGCTCGACGCCATCGAGCGTGCCGCCGCGGCCCTGTGCCGGCACCACGGCTGGAAGGCCGAGTCCGTGATCGGCCATCTGGAGTGGCAGCCTGGCAAGGTCGATCCCCGCGGCTTCTCCATGAACGGCATGCGCTCCCGCATCCGCGAGCGCCTGAACCACGCCCCCGGATGGGGTCGGGACGAGGAGGACGACGTGCCGAACGTGATCGGCGAGTACCAGACCACCGACATCGAGCTGCCCCCCAGGAAGTGGACGACCCTGAGCATCAAGGGCGTGGACATCCTGACCGGCGCGACGCGCTACCAGGCGATGGCGCACCTCACCGCCGCGATCCCGGAGGGGTCCACACTCCAGGGCCGCTTCTACCACCTGAGGCCGGACGGCACCCGCTGGGTGTCCGGCATCATCGAGCGGATCGGCACCTCGGGGGACACGTTCGCCGACTTCCACCACTCCGGCAGCATCGCGCGGGACGAGAAGCTGCGCTTCGAGGCCGCCTACTACCCGGCCGACTCCGCCGACGACAGGCCGGCCACCATCACCGTGTCCCGTCTGCGGGGCCTGTACTGGAATTGACATCCTCCCGGTCCTAAAGGACCGGGGTTCCTGCCACCCGCAGCCGCGGGTCTCGGCGGGTTCCTGCTTCACCGCGCTGTGCCGGTACGGGTACCGGTCTTACCTGCGCTCCACAGGCTGTCACGGCCAGTCCGGCCGCCTTTGCGACGTTGACCGCCGCGTTCACGTCCCGGTCGAGGACGGCCCCGCACTCCCCGCACGTCCACACACGGACGCCGAGGGGCTTGGGGCCGTCCTGGACGCCGCACTGCGAGCACACCTGAGAGGTCGGCTCGAACCGGCCGATCCTCACAAAGGTGCGCCCGTACCGTGCGGCCTTGTACTCCAGCATGTTCACGAACGCCGACCAGCCGGCGTCGTGCACGGACTTGGCCAGGCGCGTGCGGGCGAGTCCCTTCACCGCCAGGTCTTCCACTGCGATCGCTTGGTTGTCGCGGATCAGCTTGGTGGAGAGCTGGTGGTGGAACTCGCGGCGTGCGTCGGCGACCCGCGCGTGAGCGCGGGCGACCTTCACCCTGGCCTTGCCCCGGTTCGCGGAGCCTCTCTGCTTGCGGGACAGCTCCCGCTGTGCCTTCTTCAGCCGCTTCTCGGCCCGGCGCGGGAAGCGCGGGCTGTCGACCTTCGTGCCGTCGGACAGGACGGCGAAGTGCCCGAGCCCGAGGTCCATGCCGACCTCGGCGTCCACCTCGGGCGGTGCCTCGGTCGGCTCGGTCTCCACCACGAACGAGGCGAGGTATCGGTCTGCGGCGTCCTTGATGACCGTCACGGTGGACGGGGTGGACGGCAGGGCACGCGACCAGCGCACGGGCACGTCGCCGACCTTCGGCAGGCGCAGCTTCCCGCCCGTCGTGATCCGCCACGACGCGTTCGCGGTGAACCGGATGGACTGCCGGTTGTCCTTGCGGGACTTGAACCGGGGCGGCCCCGTCTTCGGACGCTTGCCCTTGAGGCCGTCGAAGAAGTTCTTGTACGCGGTGTCCAGGTCCCGGAGGGACTGCTGGAGGATCACCGACGACACCTCGCCGAGCCACGCTCGTTCGAACGTCTTCTTCGACGCGGTGAGCTGCTTCGACAGCTCGCCCGAGGGGACGAACGGCAGCCCCGCCGCGCGGGCCTCCTCGCGGACGCGCAACGCGTCGTTGAAGACGACCCGCGCACACCCGAACGCCCTCGCCAACGCCGTGCGCTGACCGGCGCTCGGGTACAAGCGGAAGCTGTACCGAAGCCGCATGAGGTCATCTTGCCGTTGGTCTATGTCACCACGGTGGGAACCAGACCCTGATGTTCGCAGGGGTCGAACGGTCGTCCACACCCTGCATGCCCACTTGGTGTTCGTCACCAGATACCGGCGCGGAGTGATGAACGACGAGATGCCGACGCGCTGCGAAGAGGTCATGCGCAAGGTGTGCGAGGACTTCGAAGCAGGGCTGAAGGAGTTCAACGGCGAGGCCGACCACGTGCACCTCTTGGTGCACTACCCGCCCAAGGTCGCCCTGGCCAACCTGGTGAACTCCCTCAAGGGCGTCTCGTCCAGGCGCCTGCGGGCGGAGTTCACGGGCCGGGTGAACCGGGCGATCGTGCACGGCCGGTTTTGGTCGCCGTCGTACTTCGCGGGCTCGTGCGGTGGTGCGCCGCTCCAGGCGGTCAAGGACCACATCGCGCAGCAGAAGCGCCCGGACTGAGCGCGGGACGCCGTGGGCGCGGGCCAACAGTGCGGATCCGTGCCCACCGCCGAGGTCAGAGCAGGCCGGAGATGCGATTCACCCCGCCCCGAAGGACGGGGCACTCCCGCAAGGTCAGCGGTAGACCCCGCCGGTCCCGGTCCCGCCGGCCCGCGCACCGTCCGGAAGCACCCACGGCCGGTGCGCGGGTCGGGGTGGCGGCCGGGTGACGGCCGGATGACGAGGCGACCGGCCCCGGTGTGGGAGGGGGCGCTCCCGGACGCCGGGGGCCGGAGCCGCCGGAGCCCCGCCGAAGCCCCGGCGGAAGCGGGACATGGGCGAGGCGCGGGCTGAGAGAATCGCCCCATGACCGAGATACTCCAGCAGGCGGGGAACTGGACGTTCGACGGTGGCACCGTGCGCATCGTGCCCGGCCACCACAAGAGCGTGCACAAGCTGCGGAGGCTCCTGGGCGAGTTGGCGGTGCCGCTGGCGGCGGTGGCCGGGGTCTCGTACGAGCCGGGGCGCAAGAGCGGGTGGCTGCGGCTGCGGCTGCGGCACGGGGCCGATCCGCTCCTCCAGGCCGCGGGCGGGCGGTTGCCCGACGCGGCCGACCCGTACCGTCTGGAGGTGGAGTCGGACCGCTCGGGGGTGGCCGCGTACTTCGCCGACGAGGTCCGCAACGCCCTGGTGGTGGAGCAGGTGCCCGTCGAGGAGCCCTGTGACCGCTATCTGCTGCCCGGCCCGTCGGTTCCGTTGACGGTGCAGGGCACCGACGGCACGGCCTCCTTCGACGGGGAGCAGGTCCGGCTCGACTGGAACTGGGTGGCCGAGGGCAGCAAGTCCTCCACCGGTCCGCGCACGTTCGCGCTGCACGAGTTGGAGGGGGTGGAGTGGAGTCCCGCGGTGGGCCTGGAGAACGGCTACCTGCGGCTGCGGCCCAAGGGGGCGCACGCCGTCCTCAAGCCCGACCACGACCCCAACTGCCTGGTGCTGTGGGGGGTGCGGCAGGCCAAGGACGTCAGCTCGGTGCTGCTGGCCGCCGCCGTCACCGCCCGTCTGCCGCACCCCTCGGCCGTCTCGCGCGCCGGGGAGGGGGCGTCCGGGGACGGCGGTGAGCCGCTCGCGCTGCCCGCCGCGCCGGCCGACGGCGGGCAGGAGGAGGACCACGACGCCCTGCTGCGGCGTCTGCGCGAGCTGGGCGAGCTGCACCGGGAGGGCATCCTCACCGAGGAGGAGTTCACCGCCGCCAAGCAGGCCGTGCTGCGCCGGTTCTGAGAACGGTTCGCAGAGGGGCCGGCGGGAGAGGGCGTCGGGGGAGCGGACGGACCGGTCCGCCCCCCTGTCCGCGCCTCTGTCGTAACGCCCCCTCCGGCCGGTCGGCCCGTCAGTCCTCCCAGGGCACCTGGGGGGAGCGCCAGTGGTCGATGCCCAGCAGTTCCCAGCGCGGCCCCTGCTGGGCGAGCCGGGTGCGGTAGCCCTCCCAGTCCAGGGCGGACGCCGGGGACCAGCCCAGTTCGGCGATGCCCGGCAACCGGGGGAAGGCCATGAACTCGATGTGGTCGGTGGTCTCGATCGTCTCCGTCCACAGCGGCGCCTCGACCCCGAGGACCGCGTCCTGCGGCACGCCCTCGAAGTAGGTGCCCGGGTTCCAGTCGTAGGACTGCTCGACCTCGACGTGGCCCGCCCAGCTCAGTCCCAGCGGGGTGTCCTCGTCGTACTTCATGTCGAGGTAGGAGCGGTTGGCCGGGGAGAGGATCAGTCGGGTGCCGTTCCGGGCCGCCTCGGCGACGTTCGCCTCCTGGCCGGTGGTCCCCCAGTACTGCGCGATCGCGCCCTCGGCGGGTTCGGCCCCGACCAGTTGGTGCCAGCCGATGACGGTCTTGCCGTACTTCGCCACGATCCGCTGGGCGCGCTCCATGAAGACGGCGTAGTCCTCGTCGCTGGTTCGGTGCGCCTCGTCGCCGCCGATGTGGAGGTACGGGCCGGGGGTCAGTTCGGCGATCTCCCGGATCACGTCGTCGACGAAGTCGTAGGTGATCTCCAGGGGCACGCACAGCGAGCTGAAGCCCACCTTGGTCCCGGTGTACAGCGGCGGCGCGACGCCGTCGCAGTTGAGTTCGGCGTAGGAGGACAGGGCGGCGTTGGTGTGACCGGGCATGTCGATCTCGGGCACGACCGTCATGTGCCGGTCGGCGGCGTACCGCACGATCTCGCGGTACTCGTCCTTGGTGTAGTGGCCGCCGGGCCCGCCGCCGACCTCGGTGCTGCCGCCGTGGGTGGCCAGGCGCGGCCAGGAGTCGATGGCGATGCGCCAGCCCTGGTCGTCGGTCAGGTGGAGGTGCAGGGTGTTGATCTTGTAGAGGGCGAGCTGGTCGATGTAGCGCTTGACCTGCTCGACGGTGAAGAAGTGCCGGGCCACGTCGAGCATCGCGCCGCGGTAGGCGTAGCGCGGGGTGTCGGTGACGGTGCCGCCGGCCACCAGCCACGGACCGTCCCGCCGCTCGCGGGCCTCGACCTCGGCGGGCAGCAGTTGACGCAGCGTCTGGACGCCGTGGAAGAGGCCCGACGCCGAGCGGGCCCGGATCACCACCGCGCGCGGCGAGACGTCCAGCCGGTAGCCCTCCTCCCCCAACTCCGCGGGGCCGCCCAGCCGCAGGTGGATGCCGTCGGGGCCGGGCCTGGTGGTCACCGGCAACCGGTATCCGGTGGACGGCCGCAGCAGCCCGGCCAGGTACGCGCCCACCTCGCGCGCCTCGGCCGACCGCCCCGGCACCCGGATCACGGTCCGCTCGCCGATCGCGTACGGCGCTCGGCCCGGTTCCACGGAGGCGGGGGCGGGGATCACCTGGTC carries:
- a CDS encoding SpoIIE family protein phosphatase produces the protein MFGARRSHGSGGTGDGGPGRRRAGRPSSERPPGSLLGVRSLAGQVFLLQAVLVLLLVVAAVAALLVQAGSSGTQEARNRSVAVAEAFAASPGLPEALRSQDPTEVLQPLAERARQRTGVDFVVVTDTDGIRYTHPEPDRIGRRFVGTIEPALEGKVVTEEIVGTIGPLVQAVVPVTDSDGTVIGLVSAGITVDKVSSGVQDQLPLLFGASAAALLLSMAGTAVIGRRLLRQTHGLGPAELARMYEHHDAVLHAVREGVLIVGTGGRLVLANDEARRLLDLPPDAEGRHVPELGLDQRTTRLLTSGRPAVDEAHMVGDRMVVVNQQPTDRYGGPPGSVATFRDSTELRVLSKSAEAARRRLKLLYDAGTGIGTTLDMVRTAEELAKAAVPRFADFVTVDLADAVLRGDEPADGAVGLRRVAAAGIRDVPAFHPTGELIDFRPATPQARGYRSGHAVLESELTTAEGWRAQDPERARDILAEGVHSLVTVPLQARGIVLGTATFWRSEKPEPFDDDDLSLAEELVARAAAAVDNARRYTREHAMAATLQRSLLPRALPGQGALEVAHRYLPAQSGVGGDWFDVIPLSGARVALVVGDVVGHGLHAAATMGRLRTAVHNFSALDLPPDEIIGHLDELVSRSDRGFDGEEGEPDDATGMMGATCLYAIYDPVARTCVIARAGHPPLALVHPDGSVEFPDTPVGAPLGLGGPPYETAEIDLAEGSRLVLYTDGLIEDRGRDIDVGLALLREALAHAGTASPEEMCDVVTGALLIERPRDDVALLVARTRALAVDRTAVWDVPSEPAAVAEVRAGVARRLADWELEELGFTTELILSELVTNAIRHATGPVGVRLLRLERSLICEVSDTSNTSPHLRRAAATDEGGRGLFLVAQLSERWGTRYTGSGKIIWAEQPLPPR
- a CDS encoding RNA-guided endonuclease InsQ/TnpB family protein, which codes for MRLRYSFRLYPSAGQRTALARAFGCARVVFNDALRVREEARAAGLPFVPSGELSKQLTASKKTFERAWLGEVSSVILQQSLRDLDTAYKNFFDGLKGKRPKTGPPRFKSRKDNRQSIRFTANASWRITTGGKLRLPKVGDVPVRWSRALPSTPSTVTVIKDAADRYLASFVVETEPTEAPPEVDAEVGMDLGLGHFAVLSDGTKVDSPRFPRRAEKRLKKAQRELSRKQRGSANRGKARVKVARAHARVADARREFHHQLSTKLIRDNQAIAVEDLAVKGLARTRLAKSVHDAGWSAFVNMLEYKAARYGRTFVRIGRFEPTSQVCSQCGVQDGPKPLGVRVWTCGECGAVLDRDVNAAVNVAKAAGLAVTACGAQVRPVPVPAQRGEAGTRRDPRLRVAGTPVL
- the tnpA gene encoding IS200/IS605 family transposase codes for the protein MSPRWEPDPDVRRGRTVVHTLHAHLVFVTRYRRGVMNDEMPTRCEEVMRKVCEDFEAGLKEFNGEADHVHLLVHYPPKVALANLVNSLKGVSSRRLRAEFTGRVNRAIVHGRFWSPSYFAGSCGGAPLQAVKDHIAQQKRPD
- a CDS encoding DUF4429 domain-containing protein, whose product is MTEILQQAGNWTFDGGTVRIVPGHHKSVHKLRRLLGELAVPLAAVAGVSYEPGRKSGWLRLRLRHGADPLLQAAGGRLPDAADPYRLEVESDRSGVAAYFADEVRNALVVEQVPVEEPCDRYLLPGPSVPLTVQGTDGTASFDGEQVRLDWNWVAEGSKSSTGPRTFALHELEGVEWSPAVGLENGYLRLRPKGAHAVLKPDHDPNCLVLWGVRQAKDVSSVLLAAAVTARLPHPSAVSRAGEGASGDGGEPLALPAAPADGGQEEDHDALLRRLRELGELHREGILTEEEFTAAKQAVLRRF
- a CDS encoding family 20 glycosylhydrolase, whose amino-acid sequence is MRRLRLRLLLLCAALLVTAPQGSAVAVDPAESAADEPRPLDQVIPAPASVEPGRAPYAIGERTVIRVPGRSAEAREVGAYLAGLLRPSTGYRLPVTTRPGPDGIHLRLGGPAELGEEGYRLDVSPRAVVIRARSASGLFHGVQTLRQLLPAEVEARERRDGPWLVAGGTVTDTPRYAYRGAMLDVARHFFTVEQVKRYIDQLALYKINTLHLHLTDDQGWRIAIDSWPRLATHGGSTEVGGGPGGHYTKDEYREIVRYAADRHMTVVPEIDMPGHTNAALSSYAELNCDGVAPPLYTGTKVGFSSLCVPLEITYDFVDDVIREIAELTPGPYLHIGGDEAHRTSDEDYAVFMERAQRIVAKYGKTVIGWHQLVGAEPAEGAIAQYWGTTGQEANVAEAARNGTRLILSPANRSYLDMKYDEDTPLGLSWAGHVEVEQSYDWNPGTYFEGVPQDAVLGVEAPLWTETIETTDHIEFMAFPRLPGIAELGWSPASALDWEGYRTRLAQQGPRWELLGIDHWRSPQVPWED